From one Lotus japonicus ecotype B-129 chromosome 3, LjGifu_v1.2 genomic stretch:
- the LOC130744573 gene encoding aspartic proteinase CDR1-like, translating into MTPCSVLTLLLCLYCITSHAHSLNNGFSVELVHRDSLKSPLHRPSESQFQKVANSMRRSIGRAAKRFNKANYAPINIPESSVSPDSVGEYIMSYSIGTPLVKVFGDFDTGSEVVWLQCNPCEKCYNQTTSPIFDPSKSTTYTSIPCASELCKSFSDTYCEKTTCEYNITYADGTYTKGDIGVDTLTLDSTNGSLISFPRTVIGCGHNNAGFEKETSGVVGIGVGPVSLISQLGSSIHGFSYCLVPIFSNSNVSSKLNFGDDVVISGNGSVNVPIVPGSDKIFYYFNLEAFSVGDKRVEFGNSSSGGDEGNIIIDTGTVLTLLPPDDYSRLESAVADAVKLERVQDPNKVLSLCYKATLKQLEFVKVTAHFKGADLQLNSLNTFVEVSDGINCLAFTASDIGATFGNLAQQNFLIGYDLQKKIVTFKPTDCTKE; encoded by the coding sequence ATGACACCTTGTTCAGTTCTTACCCTTTTGCTCTGCCTTTATTGTATCACCTCTCACGCTCATTCTCTAAACAATGGATTTAGCGTCGAACTCGTCCACCGTGACTCTTTGAAATCGCCATTGCATCGTCCCTCAGAATCTCAATTCCAAAAGGTGGCAAATTCCATGCGACGCTCCATCGGCCGTGCGGCCAAACGTTTCAATAAGGCTAATTACGCCCCTATAAACATACCTGAATCATCTGTAAGCCCAGATAGCGTTGGCGAATACATCATGAGTTATTCCATTGGCACGCCACTGGTTAAGGTCTTTGGCGATTTCGATACGGGAAGTGAAGTTGTTTGGTTGCAGTGCAACCCTTGTGAAAAATGTTACAATCAAACCACATCACCAATATTTGATCCTTCAAAATCCACAACATACACAAGCATTCCTTGCGCTTCTGAGTTATGTAAGTCTTTCAGTGATACCTATTGTGAAAAAACTACGTGTGAATATAATATTACATATGCTGATGGGACATACACAAAAGGAGATATCGGTGTGGATACTCTAACTTTGGACTCCACCAATGGCTCTCTTATCTCATTTCCAAGAACAGTGATAGGATGTGGGCATAACAATGCAGGGTTTGAGAAGGAAACCTCTGGTGTAGTTGGAATTGGAGTTGGGCCTGTGTCCCTTATATCTCAATTGGGCTCTTCAATTCATGGCTTCTCTTATTGTTTGGTACCGATTTTTTCAAACTCGAACGTCTCAAGCAAACTCAATTTTGGAGATGATGTTGTGATTTCAGGTAATGGGTCTGTCAATGTTCCCATAGTTCCTGGTAGTGACAAAATATTTTACTACTTTAATTTGGAAGCATTTAGTGTGGGTGACAAGAGAGTAGAGTTTGGAAACTCCTCTTCGGGCGGCGATGAGGGCAATATCATAATTGACACAGGCACGGTGCTGACCCTTCTTCCGCCCGATGATTATTCTCGGTTGGAATCGGCTGTGGCGGATGCGGTTAAATTGGAGCGTGTTCAAGATCCTAACAAAGTGTTAAGCCTTTGCTACAAAGCTACATTGAAACAATTGGAGTTTGTGAAAGTCACTGCACATTTTAAAGGTGCAGATCTTCAGCTGAATTCTCTAAATACTTTTGTTGAAGTTAGTGATGGAATTAATTGCTTGGCTTTTACTGCATCTGATATTGGTGCTACCTTTGGGAACTTGGCGCAGCAGAACTTCTTAATTGGCTACGACCTCCAGAAGAAAATTGTCACTTTTAAACCCACAGATTGCACCAAGGAGTGA